A portion of the Archocentrus centrarchus isolate MPI-CPG fArcCen1 chromosome 19, fArcCen1, whole genome shotgun sequence genome contains these proteins:
- the LOC115798538 gene encoding ankyrin repeat and SOCS box protein 12-like isoform X2 codes for MLRLRTPEEEKRSCEISQLRQAVLQNNDRLLDEMLCQEIYKKVINCRGGWGIAGTPLHAAVSKGHLGCLQVLLAHGALVDCVDVKAQTPLFAAVRGKYLDCVLSLLKAGANPNGSSSNNCSPVLTAAREGDVEILKQLLKHGAEVNSRSKVLLWTSSARVSSGPLYLAAVYGHMECFKLLLLYGADPDYNCTDAKLLSSDKQPKTVLEMCLRHGCGVEYIQLLIDFGANVYLPTLIIEKSTKQNEAVELLLRERGNPKALTSQCRLAVRRHLRKINKIHCIDQLEMPTSLINFLQHKPAAVTVL; via the exons ATGCTCCGACTAAGGACCCCTGAGGAAGAAAAACGGAGTTGTGAAATTTCCCAGCTGAGACAGGCTGTGTTACAAAACAATGACAGACTCCTTGATGAGATGCTCTGCCAAGAAATCTACAAGAAAGTCATCAACTGCAGAGGTGGCTGGGGCATTGCAGGCACACCCCTGCATGCCGCTGTGTCTAAAGGCCACCTCGGCTGTCTGCAGGTCCTTCTAGCTCACGGTGCCCTTGTGGACTGCGTGGACGTGAAGGCCCAGACGCCTCTGTTCGCAGCCGTTCGAGGGAAATATCTGGACTGTGTGTTAAGTCTCCTCAAAGCTGGTGCCAACCCCAATGGGAGCTCATCCAACAACTGCTCCCCGGTCCTGACTGCTGCACGGGAGGGTGATGTGGAGATACTAAAGCAACTACTTAAACATGGCGCTGAGGTGAACTCCCGCTCCAAAGTCTTACTGTGGACCTCCAGTGCCAGAGTGTCCAGCGGGCCGCTTTACTTGGCTGCTGTTTATGGACACATGGAGTGCTTCAAACTGCTGCTCCTGTACGGGGCAGACCCAGACTACAACTGCACAGATGCCAAGCTGCTGAGCTCTGACAAGCAACCCAAAACTGTGCTGGAGATGTGCCTCAGGCACGGCTGTGGCGTGGAGTACATCCAGCTTCTGATCGACTTCGGCGCAAACGTCTACCTCCCCACGCTGATCATCGAAAAGTCGACGAAGCAGAACGAGGCTGTGGAGCTGCTCCTGCGAGAAAGAG GAAATCCGAAAGCCTTGACCTCACAGTGCCGACTGGCTGTGCGAAGACACCTCAGAAAGATCAACAAGATCCACTGCATCGACCAGCTGGAAATGCCAACAAGTCTCATCAACTTCTTGCAACACAAACCAGCCGCAGTCACTGTTCTGTAG
- the LOC115798538 gene encoding ankyrin repeat and SOCS box protein 12-like isoform X1, giving the protein MNVDSMLRLRTPEEEKRSCEISQLRQAVLQNNDRLLDEMLCQEIYKKVINCRGGWGIAGTPLHAAVSKGHLGCLQVLLAHGALVDCVDVKAQTPLFAAVRGKYLDCVLSLLKAGANPNGSSSNNCSPVLTAAREGDVEILKQLLKHGAEVNSRSKVLLWTSSARVSSGPLYLAAVYGHMECFKLLLLYGADPDYNCTDAKLLSSDKQPKTVLEMCLRHGCGVEYIQLLIDFGANVYLPTLIIEKSTKQNEAVELLLRERGNPKALTSQCRLAVRRHLRKINKIHCIDQLEMPTSLINFLQHKPAAVTVL; this is encoded by the exons ATGAATG TAGATTCTATGCTCCGACTAAGGACCCCTGAGGAAGAAAAACGGAGTTGTGAAATTTCCCAGCTGAGACAGGCTGTGTTACAAAACAATGACAGACTCCTTGATGAGATGCTCTGCCAAGAAATCTACAAGAAAGTCATCAACTGCAGAGGTGGCTGGGGCATTGCAGGCACACCCCTGCATGCCGCTGTGTCTAAAGGCCACCTCGGCTGTCTGCAGGTCCTTCTAGCTCACGGTGCCCTTGTGGACTGCGTGGACGTGAAGGCCCAGACGCCTCTGTTCGCAGCCGTTCGAGGGAAATATCTGGACTGTGTGTTAAGTCTCCTCAAAGCTGGTGCCAACCCCAATGGGAGCTCATCCAACAACTGCTCCCCGGTCCTGACTGCTGCACGGGAGGGTGATGTGGAGATACTAAAGCAACTACTTAAACATGGCGCTGAGGTGAACTCCCGCTCCAAAGTCTTACTGTGGACCTCCAGTGCCAGAGTGTCCAGCGGGCCGCTTTACTTGGCTGCTGTTTATGGACACATGGAGTGCTTCAAACTGCTGCTCCTGTACGGGGCAGACCCAGACTACAACTGCACAGATGCCAAGCTGCTGAGCTCTGACAAGCAACCCAAAACTGTGCTGGAGATGTGCCTCAGGCACGGCTGTGGCGTGGAGTACATCCAGCTTCTGATCGACTTCGGCGCAAACGTCTACCTCCCCACGCTGATCATCGAAAAGTCGACGAAGCAGAACGAGGCTGTGGAGCTGCTCCTGCGAGAAAGAG GAAATCCGAAAGCCTTGACCTCACAGTGCCGACTGGCTGTGCGAAGACACCTCAGAAAGATCAACAAGATCCACTGCATCGACCAGCTGGAAATGCCAACAAGTCTCATCAACTTCTTGCAACACAAACCAGCCGCAGTCACTGTTCTGTAG